The following proteins come from a genomic window of Cherax quadricarinatus isolate ZL_2023a chromosome 39, ASM3850222v1, whole genome shotgun sequence:
- the LOC128696270 gene encoding neuroparsin-A isoform X2, producing MSYTASAVSTGNEHQHCLCCLPVQLILKGTLGDGLHCVVTSTTANTTQTSITSITPTYTTRITLTTTTATTMRPSSFLTTSIVVLVVVVLQEAAAAPRCNRQGTRTPSLNCKYGTVADWCGNRVCAKGPGETCGGDWGEKGACVAGTYCSCGFCSCGYCTGCAANLDCWFGHFC from the exons ATGAGTTACACTGCCTCTGCTGTGTCAACTGGGAATGAACACCAGCACTGTCTCTGCTGTCTGCCAGTTCAGTTGATACTGAAAGGAACACTCGGGGATGGTCTTCACTGTGTTG TCacttccaccactgccaacaccacccagacctccatcaccagcatcaccccaACTTACACCACCaggatcaccctcaccaccaccaccgccactaccatgaGACCCTCCAGTTTTCTCACCACCTCTATTGTCGTCCTTGTCGTGGTCGTCTTGCA GGAGGCTGCAGCAGCACCTAGGTGCAACAGGCAAGGCACCAGGACCCCATCTCTCAACTGCAAGTATGGTACAGTAGCTGACTGGTGTGGCAACCGTGTGTGTGCCAAG GGCCCCGGCGAAACCTGCGGCGGTGACTGGGGAGAAAAAGGAGCGTGTGTTGCAGGAACGTACTGTTCCTGTGGCTTCTGTTCTTGCGGCTACTGCACCGGCTGCGCCGCCAACCTGGATTGTTGGTTCGGTCACTTCTGCTAG
- the LOC128696270 gene encoding neuroparsin-A isoform X1, whose protein sequence is MFSCGCGCFIASTVLSVCVWWFITFRSCVWSCCRAVYGYSLSAWWNIHQSPVTSTTANTTQTSITSITPTYTTRITLTTTTATTMRPSSFLTTSIVVLVVVVLQEAAAAPRCNRQGTRTPSLNCKYGTVADWCGNRVCAKGPGETCGGDWGEKGACVAGTYCSCGFCSCGYCTGCAANLDCWFGHFC, encoded by the exons ATGTTTTCCTGTGGCTGCGGTTGTTTTATTGCTTCCacggtgctgagtgtgtgtgtgtggtggtttatCACCTTTCGTAGCTGTGTGTGGTCGTGTTGCCGGGCTGTGTATGGCTACAGTTTGTCTGCATGGTGGAACATCCATCAGTCACCAG TCacttccaccactgccaacaccacccagacctccatcaccagcatcaccccaACTTACACCACCaggatcaccctcaccaccaccaccgccactaccatgaGACCCTCCAGTTTTCTCACCACCTCTATTGTCGTCCTTGTCGTGGTCGTCTTGCA GGAGGCTGCAGCAGCACCTAGGTGCAACAGGCAAGGCACCAGGACCCCATCTCTCAACTGCAAGTATGGTACAGTAGCTGACTGGTGTGGCAACCGTGTGTGTGCCAAG GGCCCCGGCGAAACCTGCGGCGGTGACTGGGGAGAAAAAGGAGCGTGTGTTGCAGGAACGTACTGTTCCTGTGGCTTCTGTTCTTGCGGCTACTGCACCGGCTGCGCCGCCAACCTGGATTGTTGGTTCGGTCACTTCTGCTAG
- the LOC128696270 gene encoding neuroparsin-A isoform X3, producing the protein MVTTLTLTIARINTYRVTSTTANTTQTSITSITPTYTTRITLTTTTATTMRPSSFLTTSIVVLVVVVLQEAAAAPRCNRQGTRTPSLNCKYGTVADWCGNRVCAKGPGETCGGDWGEKGACVAGTYCSCGFCSCGYCTGCAANLDCWFGHFC; encoded by the exons ATGGTGACCACCCTTACCCTCACCATCGCAAGGATAAATACGTACAGAG TCacttccaccactgccaacaccacccagacctccatcaccagcatcaccccaACTTACACCACCaggatcaccctcaccaccaccaccgccactaccatgaGACCCTCCAGTTTTCTCACCACCTCTATTGTCGTCCTTGTCGTGGTCGTCTTGCA GGAGGCTGCAGCAGCACCTAGGTGCAACAGGCAAGGCACCAGGACCCCATCTCTCAACTGCAAGTATGGTACAGTAGCTGACTGGTGTGGCAACCGTGTGTGTGCCAAG GGCCCCGGCGAAACCTGCGGCGGTGACTGGGGAGAAAAAGGAGCGTGTGTTGCAGGAACGTACTGTTCCTGTGGCTTCTGTTCTTGCGGCTACTGCACCGGCTGCGCCGCCAACCTGGATTGTTGGTTCGGTCACTTCTGCTAG